A part of Liolophura sinensis isolate JHLJ2023 chromosome 1, CUHK_Ljap_v2, whole genome shotgun sequence genomic DNA contains:
- the LOC135461985 gene encoding QRFP-like peptide receptor — MNNHGQRALGVAWKRLKTVNMPSMSWVSPTPEDLGGTSVSTDNATDVLIILSASDVLPEDFTVAVKVLFIVLYAVIIVLALLGNTALVFVVLTNPAMRNVTHTFLVSLAASDILIAVWNMPFQLSFYVHNEWLLGEFMCKFTSYLQGVNIVSSTFALTGIAFERFYAICHPIKARYLRTMRRTVSLVLVFWVLSFSLLIPQIFLQKLLPKVKVDQSRYPLFSIAFVCVEVFEQKTAMMAYTFFFYFVLYLLPMTVMFGTYGKIAHRLWVQQPIGDALSNPQHHIRHTRQKKKIIKTLITVVVLFAVCWFPFFTMQIFLLFREVTYEFRVASAVFKLVGYMNSCLNPLLYAFMNDAFRRYLCVSVFHKCRRENKDQGNVSVTIETGV, encoded by the exons ATGAACAACCATGGTCAGCGAGCTCTCGGCGTCGCCTGGAAGCGCTTAAAAACGGTCAACATGCCCTCCATGTCCTGGGTCTCCCCCACCCCTGAGGACCTCGGGGGCACTTCTGTCTCCACAGACAACGCCACTGACGTCCTGATCATCTTGAGCGCCAGTGACGTTCTGCCTGAGGACTTCACTGTCGCCGTAAAGGTGCTGTTTATCGTGCTGTACGCCGTGATCATTGTATTAGCTCTGCTCGGGAACACGGCGCTCGTCTTTGTCGTCCTCACCAACCCTGCCATGAGAAACGTCACCCACACCTTCCTGGTGTCTCTGGCCGCAAGTGACATACTGATAGCCGTCTGGAACATGCCTTTTCAGCTCTCCTTCTACGTCCACAACGAGTGGCTCCTCGGAGAATTCATGTGTAAATTCACCAGCTACTTGCAGGGCGTCAACATCGTGTCCAGCACATTCGCCCTTACGGGAATAGCTTTTGAGAG GTTCTACGCGATCTGTCACCCAATCAAAGCCCGCTACCTGCGCACCATGAGAAGGACGGTGAGTCTCGTGCTGGTGTTCTGGGTCCTCAGCTTCTCTCTCCTCATTCCGCAAATCTTCCTCCAGAAACTCTTGCCCAAAGTCAAGGTTGACCAGTCCCGCTACCCGCTCTTCAGCATTGCCTTCGTATGTGTCGAGGTGTTCGAGCAGAAGACGGCCATGATGGCTTACACCTTCTTCTTCTACTTTGTCCTGTACCTGCTACCGATGACCGTCATGTTCGGCACGTACGGTAAGATCGCGCACAGGCTCTGGGTCCAACAACCAATCGGCGACGCGCTGTCTAATCCCCAACACCACATACGACACAcgagacaaaagaaaaaaatcataaaaacactgATTACGGTCGTGGTACTCTTCGCAGTTTGCTGGTTTCCGTTCTTCACCATGCAGATTTTTCTGCTGTTCCGTGAGGTGACGTACGAATTTCGTGTGGCCAGCGCCGTATTTAAGCTCGTTGGCTACATGAACTCCTGTCTGAACCCTCTGCTCTATGCCTTCATGAACGACGCTTTCCGACGCTACCTCTGTGTTTCCGTATTCCATAAATGTAGACGGGAGAATAAAGACCAGGGTAATGTCAGCGTAACCATTGAAACCGGTGTGTGA
- the LOC135461456 gene encoding calcyphosin-like protein, producing the protein MPKSAQELLEALRAQCLSRGCGGIKGLGAVFRFLDIDFSKKIVFAEMKTGLTRYGLQFSEDDLKTLFRALDRDGSGGIDFQEFMNQLRPPMSASRKEVILQAFNKLDVNGDGALGVDDLKVIYAENAKAHPKYRSGEWTLEQTLQNFLDALDTPGCPDGKVTRQEFLDFYAGVSATVDDDSYFDLMLRSCYGLPKKQLGSGQK; encoded by the exons ATGCCTAAGTCTGCCCAGGAGCTACTGGAGGCACTTCGCGCCCAGTGCCTTAGTCGGGGCTGTGGCGGTATTAAAGGACTTGGTGCCGTCTTCCGTTTTCTGGATATTGACTTCTCCAAGAAGATCGTTTTTGCGGAGATGAAGACTGGCTTGACACGTTACGGGCTACAATTTTCTGAGGACGATCTGAAAACATTGTTCAGAGCTTTAGACAGAGATGGCAGTGGCGGTATCGACTTCCAGGAGTTTATGAACCAGCTTCGCCCGCCCATGTCCGCTTCCAGGAAGGAGGTTATCCTACAGGCCTTCAACAAGCTAGATGTGAACGGCGACGGAGCCCTGGGTGTGGATGACCTGAAGG TGATATACGCTGAAAACGCCAAGGCGCACCCGAAGTACCGGAGCGGGGAATGGACGCTAGAACAGACACTCCAGAACTTTCTGGACGCACTCGACACCCCGGGCTGCCCTGACGGCAAGGTCACGCGACAGGAATTCCTAGATTTTTACGCAGGGGTCAGCGCCACGGTGGACGATGACAGTTACTTTGATCTGATGTTGCGGTCGTGTTATGGACTTCCCAAGAAACAACTGGGTTCTGGTCAGAAATAG